A stretch of Myxococcus hansupus DNA encodes these proteins:
- the pstB gene encoding phosphate ABC transporter ATP-binding protein PstB yields MEARELTLRYGPKTAIHKVSLAILDRQVTALIGPSGCGKSTFLRSLNRMNDLISGTTHSGAILLDGTDIHDRGVDVVDLRRRVGMVFQKSNPFPKSIFENVAYGLRVGGMKDKAELATRVEKSLRGAALWDEVKDRLDESALGLSGGQQQRLCIARAMAVEPEVLLMDEPASALDPIATAKIEELIHELKATYTIAIVTHNMQQAARVSDRTAFFYMGELVECGPTEQIFTNPREKRTEDYVTGKFG; encoded by the coding sequence ATGGAGGCGCGGGAGCTCACCCTGCGCTACGGCCCCAAGACGGCCATCCACAAGGTCTCCCTGGCCATCCTCGACCGCCAGGTGACGGCGCTCATCGGGCCCTCGGGCTGCGGGAAGTCCACGTTCCTGCGCTCGCTCAACCGGATGAACGACCTCATCTCCGGCACGACGCATTCGGGCGCCATCCTGCTGGACGGCACGGACATCCATGACCGGGGCGTGGACGTGGTGGACCTGCGTCGCCGCGTGGGCATGGTGTTCCAGAAGTCCAACCCCTTCCCCAAGAGCATCTTCGAGAACGTGGCCTACGGCCTGCGCGTGGGCGGGATGAAGGACAAGGCGGAGCTGGCCACGCGCGTGGAGAAGTCGCTGCGCGGCGCCGCGCTCTGGGACGAGGTGAAGGACCGGCTCGACGAGAGCGCGCTGGGCCTGTCCGGCGGCCAGCAGCAGCGGCTGTGCATCGCCCGCGCGATGGCGGTGGAGCCGGAGGTGCTGCTGATGGACGAGCCCGCCAGCGCGTTGGACCCCATCGCCACGGCGAAAATCGAGGAGCTCATCCACGAGCTCAAGGCGACGTACACCATCGCCATCGTCACCCACAACATGCAGCAGGCCGCGCGCGTCAGCGACCGCACCGCTTTCTTCTACATGGGCGAGCTGGTGGAATGCGGTCCCACCGAGCAGATCTTCACCAACCCGCGCGAGAAGCGCACCGAGGACTACGTCACCGGCAAGTTCGGGTGA
- the pstA gene encoding phosphate ABC transporter permease PstA: MKYTTRRAIGLGLTGLTAFAAFFIVGMLALILWDVARHGARHISWAFLTEAPSDGMMGGGIFPAIFGTAALTLLMTLAVMPVGVLTAVYLHEYAPPESRFARWVRVAVVNLAGVPSIVFGLFGLGFFILFVGGNLDRLLGYQEMHWAQPGILWASLTLAVLTLPVVIVSTEEALRAVPLDQRTASLALGATQSQTLARVVLPGALPGILTGAVLAISRGAGEVAPILFTGAAYFLPDLPTSLDSQFMHLGYHTYVMATQSPNVTEASGPLYATVLVLLALTFALNLVAVIIRTRTRRKAASAH, from the coding sequence GTGAAGTACACCACGCGCCGGGCAATCGGGTTGGGCCTCACGGGACTGACGGCCTTCGCGGCCTTCTTCATCGTGGGCATGCTGGCCCTCATCCTGTGGGACGTCGCGCGCCACGGCGCCCGCCACATCTCCTGGGCCTTCCTTACTGAAGCCCCCAGCGACGGCATGATGGGCGGCGGCATCTTCCCCGCCATCTTCGGCACCGCCGCGCTCACGCTCCTGATGACGCTGGCGGTGATGCCGGTGGGCGTGCTCACCGCGGTGTACCTGCACGAGTACGCGCCGCCGGAATCGCGCTTCGCCCGCTGGGTGCGCGTGGCGGTGGTGAACCTCGCGGGTGTGCCCTCCATCGTCTTCGGCCTCTTCGGGCTCGGCTTCTTCATCCTCTTCGTGGGCGGCAACCTGGACCGGCTGCTCGGCTACCAGGAGATGCACTGGGCGCAGCCCGGCATCCTCTGGGCGTCCCTGACGCTGGCGGTGCTCACGCTGCCCGTCGTCATCGTGTCCACGGAGGAGGCGCTGCGCGCGGTGCCCCTGGACCAGCGGACCGCCAGCCTGGCCCTGGGGGCCACCCAGTCGCAGACGCTGGCGCGGGTGGTGCTGCCCGGTGCCCTGCCCGGCATCCTCACCGGCGCGGTGCTGGCCATCTCCCGCGGCGCGGGCGAGGTGGCGCCCATCCTCTTCACGGGCGCGGCCTACTTCCTGCCGGACTTGCCCACGAGCCTCGACTCCCAGTTCATGCACCTGGGCTATCACACGTACGTCATGGCGACGCAGTCGCCCAACGTGACGGAGGCCAGCGGCCCGCTCTACGCGACGGTGCTGGTGCTGCTGGCGCTCACCTTCGCCCTCAACCTCGTCGCGGTCATCATCCGGACGCGAACCCGCCGCAAGGCGGCCAGCGCCCACTGA
- the pstC gene encoding phosphate ABC transporter permease subunit PstC: MEQGLTQAVAAPRLSAAARRRQLREKAVAGFITLMAFTGIAALILIIVFVAKEALALFTDAEARHEASLSKMFLAQEGRYPFRWQPVSGTPKVSMIPLFVGTLKITVVSMLVAVPLGVFGALFVAEFAPRRLRELLKPVIELLAGIPSVVLGFFALMVLSPVVKNLFHLDRPLNGTLAGLALALAIVPVIFTVSEDALTAVPRSYREASLALGATLWETAWKVVLPAAAPGILAACVLGFGRAIGETMIVLMASGNADIVSWSLGDSARSLSATIAAEMGEVVVGSPHYALLFFIGVELFIFTFVLNMIASTWTKKVLQRLTGSAS; the protein is encoded by the coding sequence ATGGAGCAGGGTCTCACGCAAGCCGTGGCCGCGCCGCGCCTGTCAGCGGCCGCGCGGCGGCGTCAACTGCGGGAGAAGGCCGTCGCGGGCTTCATCACGCTGATGGCGTTCACCGGCATCGCGGCGCTCATCCTCATCATCGTCTTCGTGGCCAAGGAGGCCCTGGCGCTCTTCACGGACGCCGAGGCGCGCCACGAGGCCAGCCTGTCGAAGATGTTCCTGGCGCAGGAGGGCCGCTACCCGTTCCGGTGGCAGCCCGTGTCGGGAACGCCCAAGGTCAGCATGATTCCGCTGTTCGTGGGCACGCTGAAAATCACCGTCGTCTCCATGCTGGTGGCGGTGCCGCTGGGCGTCTTCGGCGCGCTGTTCGTGGCGGAGTTCGCCCCGCGCCGCCTGCGCGAGCTGCTCAAGCCCGTCATCGAGCTGCTCGCGGGCATCCCCTCCGTCGTCCTCGGCTTCTTCGCGCTGATGGTGCTCTCGCCGGTGGTGAAGAACCTCTTCCACCTGGACCGGCCGCTCAACGGCACGCTGGCGGGCCTGGCGTTGGCGCTGGCCATCGTCCCCGTCATCTTCACCGTGTCCGAGGACGCACTCACCGCGGTGCCCCGCAGCTACCGCGAGGCGTCCCTCGCCCTGGGCGCCACGCTCTGGGAAACGGCTTGGAAGGTGGTGCTGCCCGCGGCCGCGCCCGGCATCCTCGCCGCGTGTGTCCTGGGCTTCGGCCGGGCCATTGGCGAGACGATGATTGTCCTCATGGCCTCCGGCAACGCGGACATCGTGTCGTGGAGCCTGGGGGATTCGGCGCGCTCCTTGTCGGCCACCATCGCCGCGGAGATGGGCGAGGTCGTGGTGGGCAGCCCGCACTACGCCCTGCTCTTCTTCATCGGCGTGGAGCTGTTCATCTTCACCTTCGTCCTCAACATGATTGCGTCCACGTGGACGAAGAAGGTCCTCCAGCGACTGACCGGGAGCGCCTCGTGA